TGGCATTTTCCCCGATCCACAAGACGCCGTCAGCTATGCGAAGACCACCGCAGCGGATTGGCTGGGGGCCGACTTTAGCCACTAAAAACGCCGAACGGTTCGGCGTCGCGCTCGCGCGCCGATCCTGAAGGTTTGTCTGTGAACGTCTCGTAGGCTTCTTCTCATTCGCCGCCTACGCAGCCTGTACCCGATTGGCGTCGTTTGCCGACCCCAATCGGGCAGCAGCCCAGCCGGTTGTCGCAATGCCTTTCCTTTCGGCCCCACGAGAGAGATCTAGCCGCAGAGTGCAATGCTCGCGAGCGAGCCTTCATCCGCATCGCAGGGCCCGTTTCTGCCGGCCCGAACCTCCTGATAAAACTCCACCAAACGCGTAAGTTTGATAGGCTTGCTGTTTGCCTTGGCCGATGGGCAAGCTCGAACAAAATGCCGAAGCCTTCGCACGCGCCCCGCAGCAATTTCATGAACGTACCGACTACACCATCTGCAAACAGCCATGACCGATTCGCCCTCATCTAACGCGAGCACTGCGTCCATGCCCGAGAGCCCGTTCGTCGACCGGCTCGGCGCGCAGCTTCTGTCGGCCGCGGACGGCGCCAGCGAAGTCGTGCTGCCGCTGCGGCAGGATCATATGAACACGTGGGACGTCGCCCACGGCGGCGTCACGATGACGCTCGCCGACATCGCGCTTGCGATGGCCGCGCGCAGTCTGGCCGGCGACGGCGTCGGCGTCGTCACGGTCGAAATGAAGGTCAACTTCATGCAGCCGGGCCGCGGCGAATTGCGCGCGAGCGCCCGCGTGCTGCACCGCTCAACCACCATGGCCTACTGCGAAGGCGAGATCCGCGACAGTGAAGGCCACTTCGTCGCCAAGGCGCTCGGCACCTTCAAATACATGCGGCGCCTCGCCGTCGGGCGCGACATCACGCAACAGCGCTTGCGCAGCGACCCGTCGGCGAAACCCGGTCCTAGCGACGGCTGAGCGCAACCTTGCGAACCGCGCGCGCATCTGAACGACACGCGCGCGCCGTTTCTCACTTCGCAAACTCCGTTCAAATCATTCGCCGATTCAATCGGCAATTCATGGAGACGATCGTCATGCCCCAGATCAACCGTCAACTCGTGCTGGCGTCGCGCCCACAAGGCGCCGTGACGCCCGATAATTTCCGCCTCGTCGAAACACCGCTGGCCCCGCTGGCCGACGGCGAATTGCGCGTGCGCAATCACTTCCTGTCACTCGACCCCTACATGCGCGGCCGCATGAACGACAGCAAGTCGTACGCGGCGCCGCAGCCGCTGAACGAAGTGATGATCGGCGGCACGGTCGGCGAAGTGGTGGAGTCGAAGAATCCGAAGTTCGTGGTCGGCGACAAGGTCTTCGCGATGTTCGGCTGGCAGGAATACGGCACTTCGAACGGGACCGGCGTGCAGAAAGTCGACGACACGCATGTGCCCTTGTCGGCCTATCTCGGCCCGGTCGGCATGCCGGGTGTCACCGCGTGGTACGGGCTGAACCGCATCATCGCGCCGAAAGCCGGCGAGACGGTGGTGGTCAGCGCGGCGAGCGGGGCGGTGGGCAGCGTGGTCGGCCAACTGGCGAAGCTGGCCGGCGCGCGCGCGGTCGGCATTGCCGGCGGCGCGGACAAGTGCCGTTATGTGACCGAAACGCTCGGCTTTGATGCCTGCGTCGATTACAAGGCCGGCAATCTCTATCAGGACCTCAAGGCCGTGACGCCGAACGGCGTGGATGGCTACTTCGAGAACGTCGGCGGCGAAGTGCTCGACGCGACGCTCGCGCGCATGAATGCGTTCGGCCGGATCGCGCTGTGCGGGTTTATCGCGGGCTACGACGGCGAGCCGTTGCCGCTCAAGCATCCGTCGCTGATGCTCACGCAGCGTCTGCTCGTGCAAGGCTTTATCGTCAGCGAGCATATGGACGTGTGGCCGGAAGCGCTCAAGCAACTCGGCACGCTGGTCGCGCAGAAGAAGCTGGAGTATCGCGAAACCATCGCGCAAGGACTCGAAGCCGCGCCCGAGGCGTTCATCGGTCTGCTCAAAGGCAAGAACTTCGGCAAGCAACTCGTCAAGCTGATCTGATCGCGCCGGCGGTCAAGCGAATGACACAACACGCCGATCAATCCAAGGGGGCAAACGATGTTCGAATTCGCGGGCAAGGTGGCGGTGATCACCGGTGCGGCGAGCGGTTTCGGCCGCGCGTTCGCGCAGAAGGGAGCGTCGCTCGGCATGAAGCTCGTGCTCGCCGACGTCAATCCCGACTCCCTCGCGCAAACCGTCGAGGCCTTGCGCGCCGACGGCGCCGAGGCGATCGGCGTGCCGACGGATGTCGCCAGCGCGACGCAGGTCGAAGCGCTCGCGCAAGCGGCGCTCGACGCCTACGGGCGCGTGCATCTGCTGTTCAACAATGCGGGCGTGGGCTCGGGCGGCTTCCTGTGGGAAAGCTCGGCGAACGACTGGTCGTGGGTGTTCGGCGTGAACGTGATGGGCGTCGCGCACGGCGTGCGGATCTTCACGCCGATCATGCTGGCGCAGAACGAGCCGGCGCATATCGTCAACACGGCGTCCGTCGCGGGACTGCTGTCGCCGCCCGCGATGGGCATCTACAACGCGTCGAAGCATGCCGTGGTGTCGCTCACCGAAACGCTGTATCACGATCTGCAGTTGGCGCAAGCCGGCCAGGCGGGGACGGCGGGCGGCCTGGTCGGCTGTTCGCTGCTGTGCCCGGCTTTCGTGCCGACCGGCATCGCCGATGCGGAACGCGCGCGCCCCGCGGACCTGCGCAACGACAGCGGACCGACGCGCTCGCAGATCGCCGCGGGTAAGCAACTGCAGCGCGCGGTGCAATCGGGCAAGCTGCGTGCCGACGATGTCGCCGACATCACCTTCGAGGCGATCGCCGCGCGGCGTTTCTATATCGTCACGCATCCGGGCATCATGGCGACGGTCGAGCTGCGTCACGAGGACATCGAGCAGTTGCGCAATCCCACCGATCCCATGTCGCTCAAGCCGGAAGTGAAGAACGCCGGTTAGGGGCGAGTTTCATCGGATCGCCGGCGCGCTATCGCGCCGTTTTTTTTAAACCTTCGGCGCTCATGCGCCATCAGACGCACCATGCCGCTGAATCCGAAGATCGAGCAGGTGCTCGACATGATCGCCCGGGCCAAACGCCCGCAGCTTCACGAACTGACCGCGCAAGACGCGCGGGCCTCGTACGAAAAAAGCGCACCGATTCTGGAGATCGCGAGCGCGCCGATGTTCGCGCTCGAAGATCTGCGGATCCCAACGCGCGACGGCGCGACGATTCGCGCGCGCCTTTATCAGCCGGTCGAGCCGAGCTGGGTCGAACCCGCGCCCGCGCTGGTGTACTACCACGGCGGCGGCTTCACGGTGGGCAGCGTCGATACGCACGATGCGCTGTGCCGGATGTTCGCGCACGGCGGCCAGTGCACGGTGCTGTCGGTGGATTACCGGCTCGCGCCGGAGCACAAATTTCCCACGGCCGTCGACGACGCGTTCGACGCTTTGACGTGGTTGCATACGCACGCCGCGGAATACGGTGTGGATACGGACCGGCTCGCGGTGGGCGGCGATAGCGCGGGCGGCACATTGGCCACGGTTTGCGCGGTCCTTGCACGGGACGCGGGCATCAAACTCGTCTTGCAATTGCTGATCTATCCGGGCACGACCGGCTACCAGCAAACCGATTCGCACTCGCGTCTCGCCGACGGTTTTCTGTTGTCGGGCGACACGATCCAATGGTTCTTCGAGCAGTACGTGCGCGATACAAGCGACCGCGACGACTGGCGTTTCGCGCCGCTCGACGGCCAACGTGGCGCGCCCGATTTCAGCGGCGTTGCGCCGGCGTGGATCGCTACCGCCGAATACGATCCCTTGAGCGATGAAGGCGATGCCTACGCGGAGAAATTGCGCGCTGCGGGCAATGCGGTCACGCTCAAGCGCTATCCGGGCATGATCCACGAGTTCTTCAAGATGGGTGGCTACGTACCCGAGGTCGCACAAGCGCACGCGGATGCCGCCGCGGCATTGCGGGCGGTATTTGGCGTAAATTGAGCGCGGTTTGTCAGGCGGTTAGCGGTTAGCGGCGCATGGTCGGTGGTCAGCGGCTAATGTCGAACGGCGAACGGCGAACGGCGAACGGCGAACGGCGAACGGCGAACGGCGAACCGCGAACCGCCACCGAGCCACCCAACAATCATCCCGCCATCTCGCGTTCAATATTGAACGCGAAGCTACGCTCAAAATCGCCGGGCCGCGCGATCCGGTGCGAGCCGTTGTCGTCGCTACGCTCGGCGACGGCGACGCTGATCACTTCGCCATGCGCGGCCACGCGCAACGCGGTCGTGCCGCGCGTGCCGTACTCCGGCGTTTCGATAAACGCGGCCGACAACGCCCGTTCGCGTTCGAGCGGAATGCCGGTAGACGGCAATTCGTCGTCGCGCGCGAGGCGCGGATCGCGCATCAGATCGATCAGGCGTTCGAGCGGCGGCATGGCGTCGCGCGCGAGCAGTGTGCTCAATTCGGCGCGCTTTTTCACCAGCTTCGGCCACGCGGTATCGAGCACCGCGTTCGAGATGCCATGCGTGCCCGGTGCGAGCAGCGCGGGCGCGAGATCACCTCGGTTGCAGTACCAGGCGAGTTCGCGGCGCGTCCAGTCGCCCACCAGCAGATTGAACCCGTTGTAGATGTCGCCGGTTTGCGCGACGTGTTGCAGATACGCGAGCGGCGTGTCGTGCGGCTTGCCTTCGGGGTTGCCATTTACATCGCGCGCGGCGTTGCCGAGCCAGTCGCTGACGAGCGTGCCGCGGGTCGGCGCGTCGGCGCGCATTTCATGCGGCGCGCGGTAATTGGTCAGCGCGGCGAACCGGCCGTCGCGCGACATGCCGAGCCATGTGCCGCCGCCCTGAAGATCGCGGCCGGCCAGCACGCCCGGCGCGTCATGCCACCAGCTGATTGGTTCGGCCGTGCGGCGAAAGAATTCGTCGCGATTCGCGGCGAGCGTGAAGAGCGGGCCGTCGACCGCGTCGGGTCGCCAGTCGAAGACGATCAGGCACATCGGGGGGCGTCTCCCGGTTGGGGGCGTTGCAGTTGAAGAGGCCAGTAAAAAGCGGCGCCTGATTGCGCCGCACCGTACCGCGAGAGAACTTTAAGCTTCAGTCGGCAACCCGTAGGGCAGCGCGAGAAACCGAAGCGCCGGGCCGTCCGCCGCGCCCAGATGCACCGAACCGTTTTCGAGCGCCGCGAGCTTGATCTCGACCAGCACATCGACGCCGCCGTCGGGCGCCGACGCTGCGTTCACGACCATGCCGCACGGCTGGCCCGGATCGCCGGAATGGAACAGTTCCGCGCCGGCGCGCACGGTGTCGAGTTCGCCCGCCACGTTGGCGAGCGAGGTGCGCCGCTTGATCGTGCCGCGATACTGGCTGCGCGCCACCACTTCCTGACCGGGGTAGCAGCCTTTGCGGAAATTCACCGCGCCGAGCACGTCGAAATTGACCATTTGCGGCACGAACTGCTCGACCACCGGTTGGGTGATGCGCGGCTCGCCCGCGCGAATGTCGAGCCAGTCCCACACGGCCGGCGAGACGCGTTTGAGCTTTTTGTCGAGCAAGGGCAGGAGCGACTCGACCTGTGCTTTCGGGCCGATCCACAGAAAACGCAGACGCTCGAGCGCATCCGGCACGCGAATCAGCGAGCCCGCCGCGCCGTCCACTTTCACGTGCACGCCGTCCGGCAGCGCGTCGAAC
The nucleotide sequence above comes from Paraburkholderia aromaticivorans. Encoded proteins:
- a CDS encoding alpha/beta hydrolase — translated: MPLNPKIEQVLDMIARAKRPQLHELTAQDARASYEKSAPILEIASAPMFALEDLRIPTRDGATIRARLYQPVEPSWVEPAPALVYYHGGGFTVGSVDTHDALCRMFAHGGQCTVLSVDYRLAPEHKFPTAVDDAFDALTWLHTHAAEYGVDTDRLAVGGDSAGGTLATVCAVLARDAGIKLVLQLLIYPGTTGYQQTDSHSRLADGFLLSGDTIQWFFEQYVRDTSDRDDWRFAPLDGQRGAPDFSGVAPAWIATAEYDPLSDEGDAYAEKLRAAGNAVTLKRYPGMIHEFFKMGGYVPEVAQAHADAAAALRAVFGVN
- a CDS encoding YgfZ/GcvT domain-containing protein — translated: MNTPLATASGTPSGNAVTAAATTPAALPTLPRPSADEFDAVIHHGAYMPLTQFGVIDATGDDAASFLHGQLTNDTQHLDAANARLAGYCSAKGRLLASFLTWRSGDTIRLLASKDVQAAVQKRLSMFVLRAKAKLVDASGEVAVVGLAGDVRKALSGVFDALPDGVHVKVDGAAGSLIRVPDALERLRFLWIGPKAQVESLLPLLDKKLKRVSPAVWDWLDIRAGEPRITQPVVEQFVPQMVNFDVLGAVNFRKGCYPGQEVVARSQYRGTIKRRTSLANVAGELDTVRAGAELFHSGDPGQPCGMVVNAASAPDGGVDVLVEIKLAALENGSVHLGAADGPALRFLALPYGLPTEA
- a CDS encoding NADP-dependent oxidoreductase; its protein translation is MPQINRQLVLASRPQGAVTPDNFRLVETPLAPLADGELRVRNHFLSLDPYMRGRMNDSKSYAAPQPLNEVMIGGTVGEVVESKNPKFVVGDKVFAMFGWQEYGTSNGTGVQKVDDTHVPLSAYLGPVGMPGVTAWYGLNRIIAPKAGETVVVSAASGAVGSVVGQLAKLAGARAVGIAGGADKCRYVTETLGFDACVDYKAGNLYQDLKAVTPNGVDGYFENVGGEVLDATLARMNAFGRIALCGFIAGYDGEPLPLKHPSLMLTQRLLVQGFIVSEHMDVWPEALKQLGTLVAQKKLEYRETIAQGLEAAPEAFIGLLKGKNFGKQLVKLI
- a CDS encoding PaaI family thioesterase — protein: MTDSPSSNASTASMPESPFVDRLGAQLLSAADGASEVVLPLRQDHMNTWDVAHGGVTMTLADIALAMAARSLAGDGVGVVTVEMKVNFMQPGRGELRASARVLHRSTTMAYCEGEIRDSEGHFVAKALGTFKYMRRLAVGRDITQQRLRSDPSAKPGPSDG
- a CDS encoding NRDE family protein, which codes for MCLIVFDWRPDAVDGPLFTLAANRDEFFRRTAEPISWWHDAPGVLAGRDLQGGGTWLGMSRDGRFAALTNYRAPHEMRADAPTRGTLVSDWLGNAARDVNGNPEGKPHDTPLAYLQHVAQTGDIYNGFNLLVGDWTRRELAWYCNRGDLAPALLAPGTHGISNAVLDTAWPKLVKKRAELSTLLARDAMPPLERLIDLMRDPRLARDDELPSTGIPLERERALSAAFIETPEYGTRGTTALRVAAHGEVISVAVAERSDDNGSHRIARPGDFERSFAFNIEREMAG
- a CDS encoding SDR family oxidoreductase gives rise to the protein MFEFAGKVAVITGAASGFGRAFAQKGASLGMKLVLADVNPDSLAQTVEALRADGAEAIGVPTDVASATQVEALAQAALDAYGRVHLLFNNAGVGSGGFLWESSANDWSWVFGVNVMGVAHGVRIFTPIMLAQNEPAHIVNTASVAGLLSPPAMGIYNASKHAVVSLTETLYHDLQLAQAGQAGTAGGLVGCSLLCPAFVPTGIADAERARPADLRNDSGPTRSQIAAGKQLQRAVQSGKLRADDVADITFEAIAARRFYIVTHPGIMATVELRHEDIEQLRNPTDPMSLKPEVKNAG